TCGTAGACCTCGCGCTGGGCAGGCGTGAAGCGGCCGTTGACGGGGAAGGTGCGCGTGATGTCCGAGCAGTAGAGCCCAAGCGCGGCGCCCGCGTCGATCAGCACGAGGTCGCCGTCCTCGGTGCGGCGGGCGTTGTCGTGGTAGTGCAGGATGGTGGCGTTGATCCCGCTCCCCACGATGCTGGGGAAGGCCGTCTCCGCCGTCGGACCCGCGGCGCGGAAGCCGGACTCGATGACCGCCTCCAGCTCCCACTCGCCGATCCCCGGGCGGGCGGCGCGCATGGCGGCGGCGTGCGCCCGGGCAGCGATCTCGGCCGCGGCACGCATCCGGTCCAGCTCGGCGGGCTCCTTGATCAACCGCATCCGGTCCAGCACGGCGGCGGGATCGCGCACGTCGGCGGGGCCCTTGCCGGTGCGCGGGCGCGTGTGCCGGAACTTGCGGAGGAGGCCCGTCACGCGCGCGTCCATCTCCGCGTCCGAGCCGAGGGTGTAGAAGATGGCGTCGGCGGGCTCCACCAGCGCCTTGAGCCGCTCGTCCAGCTCCTTCATGGGATACGCGGCGGTGGCGCCGAAGTGCTCACGCGCGCCCTCGGGACCGGCGCGGGGCCCATCCCACGCCTCGCGCTCGGGATTGCGCTCGCGCACGAAGAGCGTCAGCCGGTGCTCGTCGTCGTGCGGCGTCAGCACGGCGGCGGTGCCCGGCTCCACGAAGCCCGTGAGGTAGAAGAGGTCGCTGTCCGGCCGGTAGCGGACGGCGGTGTCGCGCGACTTCACCAGCTCCGGGAGCGCCACCAGGATCGCCACTCCACCGCCGATCCCCTCCAGGAAGCGGTCCCTTCGCCGGCGGTAGGTCTCCGCGTCGAAAGCGGCCGTCACAGCGTCTCGCGCAGCGCGGTCTGCACCCGTGGCGCCAGGTCGGACCACGTCGCCGTGTCATCCTTGGTGACGGTTACGAAGTCGGCCACCATGAAGATGGAAGCCACCCCGGCCTCCGCCATCAGCCGCGCCGCGATGGCGTTGTCCTTTGCCTCGCCGGCCGTGTCGAAGGTGAGGCCGCTGCGCCCCTCCACCAGGGTGCGGCCCACCGTGAACTTGCCCGCGTTGGGATTGGGCGTCTCCTCGAACTTCACCTTGGCCTTCGCCATCCAGTCTGCTCCACGGGTAAGGGTCAGTTGGAAAGCATAGGCCGCGGCAGGGCGGGACGCAACGAATGCGCGTCTCGCCGGGGCGGCGGGGGCGTGTTAGCTTGGCGCGCGGCCACTCAACCATTCAGGCGGACGGGGGTATGCACGGGGGCACGCTCCGCGCGCCGGCCGTCCTCTTTCGCACACGATGTCGAAGCACTTCCCCGCCCTGATCGCCTGCGCGCTGGCCGCGGCCCCGCTCGCGGCGCAGACCGTTCCCCCGGCGGACAGCACCCCGCCCGCGGCGCCTGTGCCGCCGCCCGCTCCACCGCCACCCG
The DNA window shown above is from Longimicrobium sp. and carries:
- a CDS encoding aminopeptidase P N-terminal domain-containing protein, encoding MTAAFDAETYRRRRDRFLEGIGGGVAILVALPELVKSRDTAVRYRPDSDLFYLTGFVEPGTAAVLTPHDDEHRLTLFVRERNPEREAWDGPRAGPEGAREHFGATAAYPMKELDERLKALVEPADAIFYTLGSDAEMDARVTGLLRKFRHTRPRTGKGPADVRDPAAVLDRMRLIKEPAELDRMRAAAEIAARAHAAAMRAARPGIGEWELEAVIESGFRAAGPTAETAFPSIVGSGINATILHYHDNARRTEDGDLVLIDAGAALGLYCSDITRTFPVNGRFTPAQREVYEIVLAAEEAAIAAIRPGAPFSAIHQAALEVVVQGLIDLGLVTGTVEEVIEAKAHQRFFMHQTSHYLGLDVHDVGPFANPDGSSVALEPGMVVTVEPGLYIPAADDVPERLRGIGVRIEDDVIVTDDGHEVITRGVPVYPYQIEALVGQA
- a CDS encoding NifU N-terminal domain-containing protein encodes the protein MAKAKVKFEETPNPNAGKFTVGRTLVEGRSGLTFDTAGEAKDNAIAARLMAEAGVASIFMVADFVTVTKDDTATWSDLAPRVQTALRETL